A genomic window from Denticeps clupeoides chromosome 11, fDenClu1.1, whole genome shotgun sequence includes:
- the kctd10 gene encoding BTB/POZ domain-containing adapter for CUL3-mediated RhoA degradation protein 3 yields MEVMSGESVANAVVPAATTRTTSFKGSSPSSKYVKLNVGGALYYTTMQTLTKQDTMLKAMFSGRMEVLTDSEGWILIDRCGKHFGTVLNYLRDGVVPLPDNRREVEELLAEAKYYLVQGLVDECQAALQNKDPYEPFCKVPLVTSSKEEQRMISTSNKPTVKLLYNRSNNKYSYTSNSDDNMLKNIELFDKLSLRFNGRVLFIKDVIGDEICCWSFYGQGRKIAEVCCTSIVYATEKKQTKVEFPEARIYEETLNILLYESQDGRGPDNALLEATGGAAGRSHHLDEEEERERIERVRRIHIKRPDDRTHHHQ; encoded by the exons ATG GAAGTGATGTCGGGAGAGAGTGTGGCCAACGCGGTGGTACCGGCGGCGACAACGCGGACCACTTCCTTCAAAGGCTCCAGTCCCAGCTCGAAGTACGTGAAGCTGAACGTAGGCGGGGCTCTGTACTACACCACCATGCAGACCCTCACCAAGCAGGACACCATGCTGAAGGCCATGTTCAGCGGGAGGATGGAGGTGCTGACGGACAGCGAAG GCTGGATTCTGATTGATCGGTGCGGGAAGCACTTTGGCACTGTGCTGAACTACCTGAGGGACGGGGTGGTCCCGCTGCCAGACAACCGGAGGGAGGTAGAGGAGCTACTGGCTGAAGCCAAATACTACCTGGTTCAGGGCCTGGTGGACGAGTGTCAGGCTGCACTGCAG AACAAGGACCCATATGAGCCTTTCTGTAAAGTTCCATTGGTGACGTCCTCAAAGGAGGAGCAGAGAATGATTAGCACCTCAAATAAG CCCACAGTGAAGCTGCTGTACAACAGGAGCAACAACAAGTACTCATATACCAG TAATTCCGATGACAACATGCTGAAGAACATTGAGCTCTTCGACAAGCTCTCTCTGCGCTTTAACGGACGTGTGCTCTTCATCAAGGACGTGATTGGAGACGAAATCTGCTGCTGGTCCTTTTACGGTCAAGGGCGCAAGATCGCGGAGGTGTGCTGTACGTCCATCGTCTACGctacagagaagaagcagaccAAG GTGGAATTCCCAGAGGCTCGGATCTATGAGGAGACCCTGAACATCCTCTTGTATGAGTCCCAAGATGGGCGTGGCCCTGACAATGCTTTGCTAGAGGCCACAGGTGGCGCTGCTGGCCGCTCGCACCACctggatgaggaagaggagcgtgAGCGCATCGAGAGGGTGCGGCGGATTCACATCAAACGGCCGGACGACCGCACCCACCATCACCAGTGA